One region of Salvelinus namaycush isolate Seneca chromosome 3, SaNama_1.0, whole genome shotgun sequence genomic DNA includes:
- the LOC120039411 gene encoding rho GDP-dissociation inhibitor 1-like isoform X2: MAEQDPTPEQLAAIAAANEEAEGGVNYKPPAQKSLQEIQELDKDDESLRKYKEALLGNAAAAADPNAPNVQVTRLTLMCETAPLPLTLDLQGDLESFKKQSFVLKEGVEYKIKISFKVNKEIVSGLKYAQQTYRKGVKVDKSDYMVGSYGPRPAEYEFLTPLEEAPKGMLARGTYNIKSKFTDDDKHDHLSWEWNLNIKKEWKD; the protein is encoded by the exons CGGAGGGCGGGGTCAACTACAAGCCCCCCGCTCAGAAGAGTCTGCAGGAGATCCAGGAGCTGGACAAGGACGACGAGAGCCTGCGCAAGTACAAGGAGGCCCTGCTGGGGAACGCCGCCGCGGCTGCAG ACCCCAACGCTCCCAATGTCCAGGTGACACGCTTGACCCTGATGTGTGAGACGGCGCCGCTGCCCCTGACCCTTGACCTACAGG GAGACCTGGAGTCCTTTAAGAAACAGTCCTTTGTCCTGAAGGAAGGCGTGGAGTACAAGATAAAGATCAGCTTTAAG GTCAACAAGGAGATTGTGTCGGGACTGAAGTATGCCCAGCAGACCTACAGGAAAGGAGTCAAGG TTGACAAGTCAGACTACATGGTGGGGAGCTACGGGCCGCGGCCGGCAGAGTACGAGTTCCTGACCCCTCTGGAGGAGGCCCCTAAAGGCATGCTGGCCCGCGGCACCTACAACATCAAGTCCAAGTTCACTGATGACGATAAGCACGACCACCTCTCCTGGGAGTGGAACCTTAACATCAAGAAAGAGTGGAAAGACTGA
- the LOC120039411 gene encoding rho GDP-dissociation inhibitor 1-like isoform X1, translating to MAEQDPTPEQLAAIAAANEEAEGGVNYKPPAQKSLQEIQELDKDDESLRKYKEALLGNAAAAAVDPNAPNVQVTRLTLMCETAPLPLTLDLQGDLESFKKQSFVLKEGVEYKIKISFKVNKEIVSGLKYAQQTYRKGVKVDKSDYMVGSYGPRPAEYEFLTPLEEAPKGMLARGTYNIKSKFTDDDKHDHLSWEWNLNIKKEWKD from the exons CGGAGGGCGGGGTCAACTACAAGCCCCCCGCTCAGAAGAGTCTGCAGGAGATCCAGGAGCTGGACAAGGACGACGAGAGCCTGCGCAAGTACAAGGAGGCCCTGCTGGGGAACGCCGCCGCGGCTGCAG TAGACCCCAACGCTCCCAATGTCCAGGTGACACGCTTGACCCTGATGTGTGAGACGGCGCCGCTGCCCCTGACCCTTGACCTACAGG GAGACCTGGAGTCCTTTAAGAAACAGTCCTTTGTCCTGAAGGAAGGCGTGGAGTACAAGATAAAGATCAGCTTTAAG GTCAACAAGGAGATTGTGTCGGGACTGAAGTATGCCCAGCAGACCTACAGGAAAGGAGTCAAGG TTGACAAGTCAGACTACATGGTGGGGAGCTACGGGCCGCGGCCGGCAGAGTACGAGTTCCTGACCCCTCTGGAGGAGGCCCCTAAAGGCATGCTGGCCCGCGGCACCTACAACATCAAGTCCAAGTTCACTGATGACGATAAGCACGACCACCTCTCCTGGGAGTGGAACCTTAACATCAAGAAAGAGTGGAAAGACTGA